One stretch of Synechococcus sp. HK05 DNA includes these proteins:
- a CDS encoding heme-copper oxidase subunit III, producing the protein MTTTNPDLPLNHRPGHIKHDGHNLTGFVIFLCSESIIFLAFFSGFALLKITAPEWLPQGVEGLETRLPLINTVVLVSSSFVAYFAERYLHKENLWGFRGLWLLTMAMGTYFVYGQYVEWSNLPFALSSGVFGGTFYLLTGFHGLHVITGILLMGLMLYRSFLPNNYAKGEMGVTAVSLFWHFVDVIWIILYILIYVWQRTT; encoded by the coding sequence ATGACTACCACCAATCCTGATCTACCGCTGAATCATCGGCCCGGCCACATCAAGCATGATGGCCATAACCTCACCGGCTTTGTCATTTTTCTCTGCTCTGAGAGCATCATCTTCCTGGCCTTCTTCAGTGGCTTCGCGCTGCTGAAGATCACGGCTCCGGAGTGGTTGCCCCAGGGGGTGGAGGGCCTGGAAACGCGTCTTCCCCTGATCAACACGGTGGTGCTGGTGAGCTCCAGCTTCGTGGCTTATTTCGCAGAGCGCTATCTCCACAAGGAAAACCTCTGGGGCTTCCGTGGCCTATGGCTGCTCACCATGGCCATGGGCACCTACTTCGTGTATGGGCAATATGTGGAATGGTCGAATCTACCGTTTGCTCTGAGCAGCGGTGTGTTCGGTGGCACCTTCTATCTGCTGACCGGCTTCCACGGCCTGCACGTGATCACAGGCATTCTGCTGATGGGCTTGATGCTCTATCGCTCCTTCCTGCCGAACAACTACGCCAAAGGGGAGATGGGTGTAACGGCGGTGAGTTTGTTCTGGCACTTCGTGGATGTGATTTGGATCATCCTCTACATCCTTATCTACGTGTGGCAACGCACCACCTGA
- a CDS encoding cbb3-type cytochrome c oxidase subunit I: MTSTNYDPRVLKALHPVPGAPDNWKRFFTFNTDAKVIGIQYIALALFFLLVGGLLAMVMRGELITPPADLVDPTVYNGLYTMHGTVMLFLFLFPILNGFNNLLIPTMIGAPDMAFPKVNAAAFWLVPVFGVVLMASFFVPGGPASSGWWSYPPVSIQNPLGHFINGQFLWILAVALSGVSSIMGAINFVTTIIRMRAPGMGFFRMPVFVWTAWAAQTLQLVGLPALTGGAIMLLFDLSFGTSFFRPEGGGDPVLYQHFFWFYSHPAVYVMVLPVFGIFSELITVYSRKPLFGYKFVALASFVITFLGLIVWVHHMFYSGTPQWMRNIFIVTTMLIAVPTGVKVFAWLGTLWGGKIRLTTPMLFVLGGLVNFILGGITGIMLGTAPVDIHVGNTYFVVAHFHYVIFNTIGFGIFAGIYHWFPKFTGRMYYEGLGKVHFLLTFIGATLNWLPLHWAGLYGMPRRVASYDPEFAIWNVIASIGAFMVGVAAIPFILNIVSSWARGAKAPPNPWNAIGLEWLLPSPPPAENFEDDVPTVISGPYGYGLGQPLVEDEEYYVRRALEA; encoded by the coding sequence ATGACCAGTACCAACTACGACCCTCGGGTGCTCAAGGCGCTCCACCCCGTGCCGGGAGCTCCGGACAACTGGAAGAGGTTTTTCACGTTCAATACGGATGCCAAGGTGATTGGCATTCAATACATCGCGCTAGCGCTCTTCTTTCTGCTGGTTGGCGGTTTGCTGGCCATGGTGATGCGCGGGGAGTTGATCACTCCGCCGGCTGATCTCGTGGATCCCACGGTGTACAACGGCCTTTACACCATGCATGGAACAGTGATGCTGTTCCTGTTTCTGTTTCCGATTCTCAACGGCTTCAACAACCTGTTGATTCCCACGATGATCGGCGCCCCCGACATGGCCTTCCCGAAGGTGAACGCTGCGGCGTTCTGGTTGGTGCCGGTGTTTGGTGTGGTGTTGATGGCCAGTTTCTTTGTGCCGGGAGGGCCGGCTTCATCCGGCTGGTGGTCGTACCCGCCGGTGAGTATCCAGAACCCCCTGGGGCATTTCATCAACGGTCAGTTCCTCTGGATCCTGGCCGTGGCGCTCTCGGGGGTGTCCTCGATCATGGGTGCGATCAATTTCGTAACCACGATCATCCGGATGCGGGCTCCCGGCATGGGCTTTTTCCGCATGCCGGTGTTTGTCTGGACCGCCTGGGCCGCACAAACACTGCAGCTGGTGGGCCTGCCGGCGCTCACGGGCGGCGCCATCATGCTGCTGTTCGACTTGAGCTTTGGCACCAGCTTTTTCCGCCCTGAAGGTGGTGGTGATCCGGTGCTCTACCAGCACTTCTTTTGGTTCTACTCCCACCCGGCGGTGTACGTGATGGTGCTGCCGGTGTTCGGAATCTTCTCCGAACTGATCACCGTTTATTCCCGTAAGCCGCTGTTCGGCTACAAATTTGTGGCCCTGGCCTCCTTTGTGATCACCTTCCTGGGGTTGATCGTGTGGGTGCACCACATGTTCTATTCGGGCACCCCCCAATGGATGCGCAACATCTTCATCGTGACCACGATGTTGATTGCGGTTCCCACTGGCGTGAAGGTGTTTGCCTGGCTGGGTACCCTCTGGGGCGGCAAAATCCGGCTCACAACGCCGATGCTGTTTGTGCTGGGCGGGCTGGTGAATTTCATCCTGGGTGGCATCACCGGCATCATGCTCGGCACCGCGCCGGTGGATATTCATGTGGGCAACACCTATTTCGTGGTGGCCCACTTCCACTATGTGATCTTCAACACGATCGGTTTCGGGATCTTCGCCGGCATCTATCACTGGTTCCCGAAGTTCACCGGGCGGATGTATTACGAGGGCCTGGGCAAGGTGCATTTCCTGCTTACCTTCATCGGTGCCACACTCAACTGGCTGCCTTTGCACTGGGCCGGGCTCTATGGCATGCCGCGCCGGGTGGCGTCCTACGACCCGGAATTCGCAATCTGGAATGTGATTGCCAGCATCGGCGCCTTCATGGTGGGTGTGGCGGCAATTCCGTTCATCCTCAATATCGTGAGCTCCTGGGCGCGCGGAGCGAAGGCTCCTCCCAATCCCTGGAATGCCATCGGCCTGGAGTGGCTGCTCCCTTCTCCGCCACCCGCTGAAAACTTTGAGGATGATGTTCCCACCGTGATCAGTGGTCCCTACGGCTATGGCCTCGGCCAGCCGCTGGTGGAAGACGAGGAGTATTACGTACGCCGCGCGCTGGAGGCCTGA
- a CDS encoding cytochrome c oxidase subunit II, with amino-acid sequence MTSAAPKPSGGLPLRLIVVVLVSVVLDALASLQIARASLGWLPVPASTAAPYVDGLFQVEVGIGAFIFLGCTGFILWAVLFNRADKYDETDGLPIEGNTKLEITWTLIPFVIVMVLAYQAIHVSETLAALGPKAKYDLESGSSPTTVERPDVRQSYGPIQVLARQWNWEFVYPNGVRSSELHLPIDQRANFQLSSEDVIHGFYVPAFRLKQDIIPGSVISYSITPTREGRYRLRDSHFSGAYFSQNQTDVVVESADAFQAWLEQASRKPLVPGLSQASGLYADRLAKGDKGWATVKPAPPPMVNDPGTPDAPHEA; translated from the coding sequence ATGACCTCAGCTGCTCCCAAGCCCTCAGGCGGGCTGCCTCTGCGCTTGATCGTGGTGGTGTTGGTGTCGGTGGTGCTCGATGCCCTCGCCAGTCTCCAGATCGCCCGCGCTTCACTGGGCTGGTTGCCGGTGCCGGCATCCACCGCGGCTCCCTATGTGGATGGGTTGTTTCAGGTGGAAGTGGGCATCGGCGCCTTCATCTTCCTGGGTTGCACCGGCTTCATTCTCTGGGCCGTGCTGTTCAACCGCGCCGACAAATACGACGAGACGGATGGTTTGCCGATTGAAGGCAACACGAAGCTGGAGATCACCTGGACCTTGATTCCCTTCGTGATCGTGATGGTGCTGGCCTATCAGGCCATTCACGTGAGCGAAACTCTCGCGGCTCTTGGGCCCAAGGCCAAGTACGACCTGGAATCCGGCAGCAGTCCCACCACGGTGGAGCGGCCGGATGTTCGCCAGAGCTATGGGCCGATTCAAGTGTTGGCACGCCAGTGGAATTGGGAGTTTGTGTATCCCAACGGGGTGCGCAGTTCAGAGCTGCATCTGCCGATCGATCAGCGGGCTAATTTCCAGCTCAGCAGCGAGGACGTGATCCATGGCTTCTATGTGCCGGCATTTCGTCTGAAGCAAGACATCATCCCCGGCAGCGTGATCTCCTACAGCATCACCCCCACGCGGGAGGGCCGCTATCGCCTGCGGGATTCCCATTTCAGTGGCGCTTATTTCTCCCAGAACCAAACCGATGTGGTGGTGGAGTCGGCTGATGCTTTCCAGGCCTGGCTCGAGCAGGCCTCCCGCAAACCGCTGGTGCCTGGTCTCAGCCAGGCCAGCGGTTTGTATGCCGATCGCCTCGCGAAGGGCGACAAGGGCTGGGCAACGGTGAAGCCTGCTCCTCCTCCCATGGTCAACGACCCCGGCACCCCTGATGCTCCCCACGAGGCCTGA
- a CDS encoding DUF2231 domain-containing protein, with translation MTLFAAISSPINEIVDSLGANDLPYSIPIHPNLVHLTIGLFSIGIAFDFAGAFYPLEKRVFRFLALPVTRTGFHDVGWYNVLACSIITFFTVAAGFYEMLLAVPLPGVKTVLGQGAITTMLWHAVGGVALLLIIVAMTIWRGYQRFVWRKDLGRQVSWIYLGCGVLILLLMGIHGSLGAWLASEFGVHITADQLLAAGADLKEALP, from the coding sequence ATGACGCTGTTCGCTGCGATCAGCTCCCCGATCAACGAGATCGTCGATTCGCTCGGAGCGAACGATCTTCCCTACAGCATCCCGATTCATCCCAACCTCGTGCATCTCACGATTGGGTTGTTTTCCATCGGGATTGCTTTTGATTTTGCTGGGGCTTTCTATCCCCTTGAGAAGCGCGTGTTTCGCTTTCTGGCGCTGCCCGTGACCCGCACCGGCTTCCACGATGTGGGTTGGTACAACGTGCTGGCCTGCAGCATCATCACCTTCTTCACGGTGGCAGCAGGCTTCTACGAGATGCTGCTGGCTGTCCCCCTGCCCGGTGTGAAAACTGTGCTCGGTCAGGGGGCGATCACCACGATGCTCTGGCACGCCGTGGGCGGTGTTGCCCTGCTGCTGATCATCGTGGCGATGACCATCTGGCGGGGGTATCAGCGCTTTGTTTGGCGCAAGGATCTGGGCCGGCAGGTGAGTTGGATCTATCTGGGCTGCGGGGTATTGATCCTGCTGCTGATGGGCATTCACGGCAGCCTTGGCGCCTGGCTGGCCAGCGAATTCGGTGTGCACATCACAGCTGATCAATTGTTGGCTGCGGGTGCTGATCTCAAGGAGGCTCTGCCATGA
- a CDS encoding DUF2231 domain-containing protein, whose amino-acid sequence MLELLPPLNDKNLPWLDVIHPIVVHFVIAMALISVVFDLIGVLTRRQNLFEVSFWNLLVATVAIFVAIIFGQVEAGLANPYGASRDILNIHSTIGWSLAGVLAVLTGWRYVVRQKDPTVLPGGFLVVDGLLAALVFTQVYLGDKLVWVYGLHTVPVVDAIRSGVIS is encoded by the coding sequence ATGCTTGAGCTGCTGCCGCCGCTCAACGACAAAAACCTCCCCTGGCTCGACGTCATCCACCCGATCGTCGTTCACTTTGTGATTGCCATGGCCTTGATCAGCGTCGTCTTCGACCTGATCGGCGTGTTGACGCGGCGCCAGAACCTGTTTGAGGTGAGCTTCTGGAATCTGCTGGTCGCCACCGTGGCGATCTTTGTGGCGATCATTTTTGGCCAGGTGGAGGCCGGCCTGGCCAACCCCTACGGCGCCTCCCGCGACATCCTCAACATCCACAGCACCATCGGATGGTCGCTGGCGGGGGTGTTGGCGGTGCTCACCGGCTGGCGCTACGTGGTGCGGCAGAAGGACCCCACCGTGCTGCCCGGCGGTTTTCTGGTGGTGGATGGCCTGTTAGCGGCCTTGGTGTTCACCCAGGTGTATTTGGGCGACAAGTTGGTGTGGGTGTACGGCCTGCACACGGTTCCCGTGGTGGATGCGATTCGCAGCGGAGTGATCTCATGA
- a CDS encoding NAD(P)H-quinone oxidoreductase subunit L yields the protein MPLPGFLSSLTSESLLVIGAYLALGGAYLLVVPAALMAWMAKRWTVMGKLERTAVYGLVFLFFPGLIALAPFVNLRLQGQGQV from the coding sequence GTGCCCCTGCCTGGGTTCCTCAGCTCTCTCACGAGCGAATCACTGCTGGTGATCGGCGCCTATCTCGCCCTCGGTGGTGCCTATCTCCTGGTGGTACCCGCCGCCTTGATGGCTTGGATGGCCAAGCGCTGGACCGTGATGGGCAAGCTGGAGCGCACCGCTGTGTACGGGCTGGTGTTTCTGTTTTTCCCAGGGCTGATTGCCCTGGCACCGTTTGTGAACCTGCGCCTTCAGGGCCAAGGGCAGGTTTGA
- a CDS encoding DUF3007 family protein yields MGAGITRGKALLAGLVVFALGGLGYWGFEAAGLEGFSAGIAAQGVLVAVVLVWTGSYLFRVVTGNMTYMEQRRRYRSAYEAATDDELQKRFESLPPEEQEKLLRELGQLDDTAEP; encoded by the coding sequence ATGGGAGCCGGCATCACCCGCGGCAAGGCTCTGCTGGCTGGGCTGGTTGTCTTTGCGTTGGGGGGCCTGGGCTACTGGGGCTTTGAAGCCGCTGGCCTTGAAGGCTTTTCGGCTGGCATCGCCGCCCAGGGCGTATTGGTGGCGGTGGTGCTGGTGTGGACCGGCTCTTACTTGTTCCGGGTGGTGACCGGAAACATGACTTATATGGAGCAGCGGCGCCGTTACCGCTCCGCCTACGAAGCCGCCACCGACGACGAGCTGCAGAAGCGCTTTGAATCCTTGCCCCCCGAGGAACAGGAGAAGCTGTTGCGTGAGCTGGGCCAACTCGACGACACGGCCGAGCCTTAG
- the trpA gene encoding tryptophan synthase subunit alpha — protein MTTTTPIQQRFDQLQQQGRCALMPFLMAGDPDLAATRAALLALEQAGADMIELGIPYSDPLADGPVIQAAASRALGSATTPGRVLEMLTSLKGELQIPVILFTYSNPLLNRGMEAFCRDAAAAGAAGLVVPDLPLEEAEKLSAIAAAQGLDLVLLVAPTTPAERMGRIAAASRGFTYLVSVTGVTGVRTNLESRVGGLVQQLKAMGPTPVAVGFGISGPEQARQVRDWGADGAIVGSALVKVMAQAHSQQQDVAAAAGAFCSSLRSALDH, from the coding sequence GTGACCACCACCACCCCGATCCAGCAGCGGTTCGACCAGCTTCAACAGCAGGGCCGCTGCGCCCTGATGCCCTTCCTGATGGCGGGTGATCCGGATCTGGCGGCCACGCGTGCAGCACTGCTGGCTCTGGAGCAAGCGGGCGCAGACATGATCGAACTGGGGATTCCCTACAGCGATCCTCTGGCGGACGGCCCGGTAATTCAGGCAGCCGCCAGCCGGGCGCTGGGATCCGCCACCACGCCGGGCCGGGTGCTGGAGATGCTCACCAGCCTCAAGGGGGAGCTGCAGATTCCGGTGATCCTGTTCACCTACAGCAACCCCCTGCTCAACCGCGGCATGGAGGCCTTCTGCCGCGATGCGGCTGCCGCCGGTGCCGCCGGCCTGGTGGTGCCGGACCTCCCCCTTGAAGAAGCGGAAAAGCTCTCCGCCATCGCCGCAGCCCAAGGGCTCGATCTGGTGCTGCTCGTTGCCCCCACCACACCGGCTGAGCGCATGGGCCGCATCGCCGCCGCCAGCCGCGGGTTCACCTATCTGGTGAGCGTGACGGGGGTGACCGGCGTGCGCACCAACCTGGAAAGCCGCGTGGGCGGCCTGGTGCAACAGCTCAAAGCGATGGGTCCCACCCCTGTGGCCGTGGGCTTTGGAATTTCGGGCCCAGAGCAGGCACGCCAGGTGCGCGACTGGGGCGCCGATGGCGCGATTGTGGGCAGTGCGCTGGTGAAGGTGATGGCACAAGCTCACAGCCAGCAGCAGGATGTGGCAGCGGCGGCGGGTGCCTTCTGCAGCAGCCTGCGCTCCGCCCTGGATCACTGA
- a CDS encoding YciI family protein, whose protein sequence is MRFVLWGTYCDNALEKRTPYRDEHLAGLQQQKEAGVLITLGPTEGSTHVFGIYEAESQDQVEALLHNDIYWRNGIWTELKVYPWIQAF, encoded by the coding sequence ATGCGTTTCGTGCTGTGGGGCACCTATTGCGACAACGCCCTCGAGAAGCGCACGCCCTACCGCGATGAGCATCTCGCCGGTTTGCAACAGCAGAAAGAAGCCGGTGTGCTGATCACCCTCGGCCCCACCGAGGGCAGCACCCATGTGTTCGGCATTTATGAGGCCGAGAGCCAAGACCAAGTGGAAGCGCTGCTCCACAACGACATCTACTGGCGCAACGGCATCTGGACCGAGCTGAAGGTGTACCCCTGGATCCAGGCCTTCTGA
- a CDS encoding c-type cytochrome, protein MAALLLWPGIALADGAQLFEQHCAGCHVNGGNIIRRGKTLKLAALERENRASEAAIAAITAAGVGQMSGYGSVLGEEGTAEVAAWVWQQALAGWPKA, encoded by the coding sequence ATGGCGGCTTTGCTGCTCTGGCCCGGGATCGCTCTGGCTGATGGGGCTCAGCTGTTTGAGCAGCACTGCGCCGGTTGTCATGTGAATGGCGGCAACATCATTCGCCGCGGCAAAACCCTCAAACTCGCGGCGCTGGAGCGGGAAAACCGCGCTTCTGAGGCCGCCATTGCGGCGATTACGGCGGCGGGGGTGGGTCAGATGAGTGGCTACGGCTCGGTGCTCGGCGAGGAGGGCACCGCCGAGGTGGCCGCCTGGGTGTGGCAGCAGGCCTTGGCCGGCTGGCCGAAGGCCTGA
- a CDS encoding DNA repair exonuclease has translation MLTVLHSADWQIGKPYARVHDPDKRARLRQARIEAIGRIGAWLDQEQLPEQPAFLMVAGDLFDSPTPSSSDITAVCQAIGKLAIPVLVIPGNHDHGAPGSVWHSPFFQSEQQRRAPNLQVLLERKPVLIGGAVVLPCPLLRRSDSSDPTDWVRQLDWKQLPTDHPRILLAHGSVHGFAAADLDADDDNPSSANNRLELDAALLDQLDYVALGDWHGLKQVNSRTWYSGTPEPDRFPRTDDYQGGQVLKVQLQRGGAPVVATIPTAALDWRQLNVQLNTAGDLERLERQLEPLLQAEPGQQLLLLEQCGSLSLQAHQRYEQLLERLEAQLLRLKRRGRIEQQPAPEELELLRQRAEDPLIARVAAELQAELEQAAAANAAEQRQVLQLALAELQRATGAAECA, from the coding sequence ATGCTCACCGTTCTGCACAGTGCCGACTGGCAGATCGGCAAGCCCTATGCCCGCGTGCACGACCCCGACAAACGGGCCCGCCTGCGCCAGGCCCGGATCGAAGCCATCGGGCGCATCGGTGCATGGCTGGATCAGGAGCAACTGCCAGAGCAACCGGCCTTCCTGATGGTGGCCGGCGATCTCTTTGATTCCCCAACCCCCAGCAGCAGCGACATCACAGCGGTGTGCCAGGCCATTGGCAAGCTGGCGATCCCGGTGCTGGTGATTCCCGGCAACCATGACCATGGGGCGCCAGGCAGTGTGTGGCATAGCCCCTTTTTCCAAAGCGAACAGCAGCGCCGCGCCCCCAACCTGCAGGTGCTGCTGGAGCGCAAGCCCGTACTGATCGGAGGCGCGGTGGTGCTGCCATGCCCGCTGTTACGCCGCAGCGACAGCAGCGATCCCACCGACTGGGTGCGGCAGCTCGATTGGAAGCAGCTGCCAACAGATCACCCCCGCATCCTGCTGGCCCATGGCTCAGTGCATGGCTTCGCGGCCGCTGATCTGGATGCTGATGACGACAACCCCAGCAGCGCCAACAATCGGCTGGAGCTCGATGCAGCCCTGCTGGATCAACTCGATTACGTGGCTCTTGGGGACTGGCATGGCCTTAAGCAGGTGAACAGCCGCACCTGGTACAGCGGCACACCGGAACCGGATCGCTTTCCCCGCACCGACGACTACCAAGGCGGGCAGGTGCTGAAGGTGCAGCTGCAGCGGGGCGGGGCGCCCGTGGTGGCAACCATCCCCACCGCTGCCCTCGACTGGCGACAGCTGAACGTTCAGCTCAACACAGCCGGCGACCTCGAACGGCTGGAGCGCCAGCTGGAGCCGTTGCTCCAAGCGGAACCAGGCCAGCAGTTGTTGTTGCTGGAGCAGTGCGGCAGCCTCAGCCTCCAAGCGCACCAACGCTATGAGCAGCTGCTCGAACGGCTGGAGGCGCAGCTGCTGCGGCTCAAGCGCCGCGGCCGCATTGAGCAGCAACCCGCACCCGAAGAACTAGAGCTGTTGCGACAACGGGCCGAGGATCCATTGATCGCCCGCGTGGCCGCAGAACTGCAGGCGGAACTCGAGCAAGCTGCAGCGGCCAACGCTGCTGAGCAGCGCCAGGTGTTGCAACTGGCGCTGGCTGAGCTGCAGCGCGCAACAGGAGCGGCCGAATGCGCCTGA
- a CDS encoding AAA family ATPase — protein sequence MRLIACSLQNVRRHRALELEFGRQLTLIAGANESGKSTLVEALHKALFLRATATGRGVEELRSRLHAGLPEVEIRFEAEAETWRLRKRFAGASGTCQLSNGSGLALSGAEAEEQLARLLGFEAPVEGRRIAQLPERWAHLWVRQGEAGLNPFGGNQDRYDHQRLVEQLQLQGSQNPLESGLDRQVMEQIQQQVAALYTATGKVKAGSPLAEAQRRSQEAAAALALAQQQVSDLEAAMEQWRSINERLETIERQQRPALQRELQLQQQTQLLQAQLDPLLQQEKERQQLLLQQQQEHTELQQLQQQLQSEQALQEQGDTLRQQLQTQAQQAQLAVQEIAQRQELLQRLLDRHQLNDEARQLREHQQQLQGLQDQAETLKQQLAALPEITAEQVRQLRQAEQALAQATARCDAMAAGLEVVAADQPIRLNGEALTRGERRRLESAAQLEVGAGVRIQISPGGGQALPQALEQQQHCRQQLEQLQLQLRLSNSDQAETLERQRQGLERELANLRQAAKAIPWSGLQQRLDQLAPRRQQLNNSLAGQGPLLEALAEELGVSEVGDLDPTQLRNIQEAQRQQNSEHSRTLERFQQQLRSLEQSQRSRQTQLEQRRQRSGQLEGSLQVLGERLRQLNSTQPVSADLQAQQQQLQALHHELSQLHAARGRGGQGQAPEDAAAQLEALDLEKDRLLSQRGQTQQRTLSLGASNPLAELEQRQVAWEEAEAERHALEQRGQALRLLLDRFHSAQSNLANRYSDPLRAAIAPYLAALADAPQQPLLGFDPQQGFHNLQLRQGDEAFAFERLSGGMREQLAATVRLAMAEVLKPAYADVLPLVFDDAFTNSDRERQLGLHKMLERGMEHGIQIVLLTCHPSDYTALLGADQNQAQTMRKDHPPELVEGMAGGSNRVMVSLD from the coding sequence ATGCGCCTGATCGCCTGCTCGCTGCAAAACGTGCGGCGCCATCGGGCCTTGGAGCTGGAGTTTGGCCGCCAGCTCACCTTGATCGCTGGCGCCAACGAGAGCGGCAAAAGCACCCTGGTGGAGGCCTTGCACAAGGCACTCTTCCTGCGGGCCACCGCCACCGGGCGCGGCGTGGAGGAGCTGCGCTCACGCCTGCATGCCGGCTTGCCGGAGGTGGAGATTCGCTTTGAAGCCGAAGCGGAAACCTGGCGGTTGCGCAAACGCTTTGCCGGCGCCAGTGGCACCTGCCAGCTGAGCAACGGCAGCGGGCTCGCCCTGAGCGGTGCAGAGGCGGAAGAGCAGCTGGCGCGGCTGCTGGGCTTTGAGGCCCCGGTGGAAGGGCGACGCATTGCCCAGCTTCCGGAACGCTGGGCGCACCTCTGGGTGCGCCAGGGCGAAGCAGGGCTCAACCCCTTCGGCGGCAACCAAGACCGCTACGACCACCAGCGGCTGGTGGAGCAGTTGCAGCTGCAGGGCAGCCAGAACCCTCTGGAATCGGGGCTGGATCGGCAGGTGATGGAGCAGATCCAGCAACAGGTGGCGGCGCTGTACACCGCCACGGGCAAGGTGAAGGCCGGATCGCCCCTGGCCGAAGCGCAGCGCCGCAGCCAGGAGGCCGCCGCCGCCCTGGCCCTGGCGCAGCAGCAGGTGAGCGATCTGGAAGCGGCCATGGAGCAGTGGCGCAGCATCAACGAACGCCTGGAGACGATCGAGCGCCAACAGCGACCGGCGCTGCAGCGGGAGCTGCAGCTGCAGCAACAAACTCAGCTGCTGCAGGCGCAACTAGATCCACTGCTGCAGCAGGAGAAAGAGCGCCAGCAACTGCTGTTGCAACAGCAGCAGGAGCACACGGAACTGCAACAGCTGCAGCAACAGCTCCAAAGCGAGCAGGCGCTGCAGGAGCAAGGCGACACCCTGCGGCAACAGCTGCAAACCCAAGCCCAACAGGCGCAACTGGCGGTGCAGGAGATAGCGCAGCGCCAGGAGCTGCTGCAGCGGTTGCTCGATCGGCACCAACTCAACGACGAAGCCCGGCAACTGCGCGAGCACCAACAGCAGCTCCAAGGGCTGCAAGACCAGGCCGAAACCCTCAAGCAACAACTCGCGGCACTTCCGGAGATCACGGCGGAGCAGGTGCGCCAGCTCCGCCAGGCTGAACAGGCCTTGGCCCAGGCAACGGCCCGCTGCGACGCGATGGCCGCTGGATTGGAGGTGGTGGCGGCCGACCAACCGATCCGCCTCAACGGCGAAGCGCTCACCCGCGGTGAGCGGCGCCGCCTTGAAAGCGCTGCGCAACTCGAGGTGGGCGCGGGTGTGCGCATTCAGATCAGCCCCGGCGGCGGCCAGGCGCTGCCGCAGGCACTGGAGCAACAGCAGCACTGCCGCCAGCAGCTGGAGCAGCTGCAGCTGCAGCTCCGGCTCAGCAACAGCGACCAGGCAGAAACGCTCGAACGGCAGCGCCAAGGGTTGGAGCGTGAACTCGCCAACCTGCGCCAGGCCGCCAAAGCGATTCCCTGGTCCGGCCTGCAACAACGGCTCGATCAACTCGCGCCGCGGCGCCAACAACTCAACAACAGCCTGGCGGGCCAAGGCCCCCTGCTCGAGGCCCTGGCCGAAGAGCTCGGGGTGAGCGAAGTCGGGGATCTCGATCCCACCCAGCTGCGCAACATCCAGGAGGCCCAACGCCAGCAGAACAGCGAGCACAGCCGCACTCTCGAGCGCTTTCAGCAGCAGCTGCGCAGCCTCGAGCAGAGCCAACGCAGCCGCCAAACCCAGCTGGAGCAGCGGCGCCAACGCAGCGGCCAGCTGGAGGGCTCACTGCAGGTGCTGGGGGAGCGCCTCCGGCAACTGAACAGCACCCAGCCCGTGAGCGCCGATCTCCAGGCCCAACAGCAGCAGCTGCAGGCCCTGCACCACGAACTCAGCCAACTGCACGCAGCACGGGGCAGGGGGGGCCAAGGCCAGGCGCCCGAGGATGCGGCGGCACAACTCGAAGCGCTCGATCTGGAGAAAGACCGGCTGCTGAGCCAGCGCGGCCAGACGCAACAGCGCACCCTGAGCCTGGGCGCCAGCAACCCCCTGGCCGAACTGGAGCAGCGGCAGGTGGCCTGGGAGGAAGCGGAGGCCGAACGCCATGCCCTCGAGCAGCGGGGCCAAGCCCTACGCCTGTTGCTGGATCGCTTTCACAGCGCCCAGAGCAACCTGGCCAACCGCTACAGCGATCCGCTGCGCGCCGCGATTGCGCCCTACCTGGCGGCGCTGGCCGATGCACCCCAGCAACCGCTCCTCGGCTTCGATCCGCAGCAGGGCTTCCACAACCTGCAACTGCGCCAAGGCGACGAAGCCTTCGCCTTTGAACGCCTCAGTGGCGGCATGCGGGAACAACTGGCAGCCACGGTGCGGCTGGCCATGGCCGAAGTGCTGAAGCCCGCCTACGCCGATGTATTGCCGTTGGTGTTCGATGATGCCTTTACCAATAGCGACCGGGAACGGCAGCTGGGCCTGCACAAAATGCTCGAGCGCGGGATGGAGCACGGGATCCAGATCGTGTTGCTCACCTGCCACCCGAGCGACTACACAGCGCTGTTGGGAGCAGACCAAAACCAGGCACAGACCATGCGAAAAGACCACCCCCCCGAACTGGTCGAGGGGATGGCTGGAGGAAGCAATCGGGTGATGGTGAGCCTGGACTAA